TTCGTCCTAAAACGGTATTTGAGCTTTATGAAGCATTGAGTGATGCTAAAGAGGACAATACCATTGGTGTGGTTCTTCTTAGTGGAGAAGGTCCCTCTTCCAAAGATGGAAAGTGGGCATTCTGCTCAGGTGGGGACCAAAATGTTCGATCCAAGACAGGCTATAAAGCGGAAGATGGAATCGCAAGACTAAATATTCTAGAAGTTCAGCGGCTTATTCGTTTCATGCCGAAAGTAGTGATTGCAGTTGTTCCTGGCTGGGCGGTTGGTGGCGGACATAGCCTCCATGTGGTTTGTGATATCACCCTCGCAAGTAAAGAACACGCCATCTTCAAACAAACCGATGCCGACGTAGCCAGCTTTGACGGTGGATTTGGTTCTGCCCTCCTCGCCCGGCAGGTTGGGCAAAAACGTGCCCGTGAAATTTTCTTCCTTGGAGCTAATTATTCAGCGCAAGAAGCTTTTGAAATGGGCATGGTAAACAGAGTGGTCCCGCATGAAGAGTTGGAAGAAACAGCTTATGAATGGGCCCAGGAAATTTTGGCGAAAAGCCCGACTGCCATCAAAATGATTAAATTTGCCTTTAACGCGATTGACGATGGCATGGTAGGTCAGCAGGTATTTGCCGGAGAAGCGACTCGTTTGGCTTATATGACCGACGAGGCTGAAGAAGGTCGCAATGCCTTCCTCGAAAAACGTAAGCCCAACTGGGACAAATTTGACCGATCTCCCTCATAAGAATTAACATCATGGATATTAAACACGATACCACTGAAACTAAAGGCACTTTCTACATAGAGATGGAAGGTAAGCGGGTAGCCGAAATGACGTACTCCAAAGCAGGAGCTGAACGAATCATTATTGATCACACCGATGTGGCTGATGAAACCCGCGGACAAGGGTTGGGCAAGAAATTAGTATATGAAGCTGTAGAATTTGCTCGGAAAAATAACCTGAAAATTCTGCCCCTTTGCCCTTTTGCCCGGTCGGTATTTAGCAAAAATTCTGAGATTAGAGATGTTACCTAAAGCCGATTAGCTCTAGTTCCAAACCAAGCTGTTTCTCACAAGGAATCTTTTTTTAAATCGAATCGGTATTCCTACGCTGTCTTTCACCGCGTGGATATGAAGATGAGGTTCGGAAGTATTTCCACTATTTCCGACTTTCCCTAATAAATCTCCCTTTTGTACCCTTTCTGCGCTGTCTACAACAATGCTATTTTGTTTGAAGTGAGCCATGGTAACTTCAACTTCATTACATTCCAAAACCACATGGTTTCCGGCCGGGTGACCTTCTCCTCTTTGTGGTGGGTTCATATCAGGATTCCCTTTAGTAACATCTAAAACTTGACCATCACAAGGACTATATAGATTCTCTCCAAAAATAGCATATCTATCCAATTCTTCAGGATGAATACCCCATGCTCTAATCCCTGCGGAATTTATCTTTGAAACATCCAAAGCATAAGCTTGTGTCTTACTTACATTATGGTAGTTGATGATTGGTGAGTCGCCACCGTGACCTACAATATATAGTCCATCTTGCAAAGGAAACTCTAACTCAACACCTTCCTTCTCGGTTGAGTAGCCAGTTAATCCCCACACACAGATAGGTAAAAAAACTAAAGTGATAAGAATTTGAGTCACTGTAAACACGATGTTTTTCCACCCATCGCCGAGCTTAAATTCCCATGTTTGAGGTAATTGAGTGAGACTTTTTATGAAAGCTGCTATAAAAAGGATCAAAACACTAAATCCTATATAAATGCTCGTCCAGGCTTGAGGTCCAATAATCCACGCGAAGCCAACCAGTGATCCTGTAAAAAGAGTTTGCAGAATAAAATTGGAGCGACTTTGAGGCTCATTTTGGTAGAACCAAAACACAAATAGCAGTGGAAGCAAAACTTGGTTGGTGAGCAGTAGAATAAATGTCATCAATGAGTATGATATGCTAAAATTTCAACGGGTTGCTGGAGTTCAATAATATATTATTCGTGCCGAATAGCATCAACAGGAGTAAGATTTGCTGCTTTCCACGCTGGATATGTCCCAAAAAGAATTCCGACAAGCAAAGCAATTAGTAAAACTACAAACACAGTCCCAAAGCTCAATCC
The window above is part of the Balneola sp. genome. Proteins encoded here:
- a CDS encoding 1,4-dihydroxy-2-naphthoyl-CoA synthase — its product is MNWETVKEYEDITYKKSNGVARIAFNRPEIRNAFRPKTVFELYEALSDAKEDNTIGVVLLSGEGPSSKDGKWAFCSGGDQNVRSKTGYKAEDGIARLNILEVQRLIRFMPKVVIAVVPGWAVGGGHSLHVVCDITLASKEHAIFKQTDADVASFDGGFGSALLARQVGQKRAREIFFLGANYSAQEAFEMGMVNRVVPHEELEETAYEWAQEILAKSPTAIKMIKFAFNAIDDGMVGQQVFAGEATRLAYMTDEAEEGRNAFLEKRKPNWDKFDRSPS
- a CDS encoding GNAT family N-acetyltransferase, which encodes MDIKHDTTETKGTFYIEMEGKRVAEMTYSKAGAERIIIDHTDVADETRGQGLGKKLVYEAVEFARKNNLKILPLCPFARSVFSKNSEIRDVT
- a CDS encoding peptidase M23, with the protein product MTFILLLTNQVLLPLLFVFWFYQNEPQSRSNFILQTLFTGSLVGFAWIIGPQAWTSIYIGFSVLILFIAAFIKSLTQLPQTWEFKLGDGWKNIVFTVTQILITLVFLPICVWGLTGYSTEKEGVELEFPLQDGLYIVGHGGDSPIINYHNVSKTQAYALDVSKINSAGIRAWGIHPEELDRYAIFGENLYSPCDGQVLDVTKGNPDMNPPQRGEGHPAGNHVVLECNEVEVTMAHFKQNSIVVDSAERVQKGDLLGKVGNSGNTSEPHLHIHAVKDSVGIPIRFKKRFLVRNSLVWN